Proteins from a genomic interval of Daphnia pulex isolate KAP4 chromosome 4, ASM2113471v1:
- the LOC124192506 gene encoding GDP-mannose 4,6 dehydratase-like isoform X2 codes for MAERKVALLSGCTGQDGSYLAEFLLAKGYQVHGILRRSSSFNTGRIQHLYADTNTHREGSMHLHYGDLTDSSCLVKIIAEVKPTEIYNLGAQSHVKVSFDLAEYTANVDALGTLRILDAVRTCGLEKSVKFYQASTSELYGKVQEVPQNEKTPFYPRSPYGVAKLYAYWIVTNYREAYNMFACNGILFNHESPRRGETFVTRKITRSVAKISLGQMEHFELGNLDSKRDWGHARDYVEAMWLMLQQESPEDFVISTGEMHSVREFVEMSFSHINKTIRWEGKAEEEVGIEVESGKVRVKINKKYYRPTEVDLLLGDSSKASKILGWKPSVSFPDLVKDMMESDLELMKKNPAA; via the exons ATGGCGGAACGAAAAGTAGCTCTACTCTCTGGATGTACGGGGCag gatGGATCTTATTTGGCTGAGTTTCTCTTAGCTAAGGGCTATCAAGTTCATGGGATATTGAGAAGGTCCAGCTCATTCAACACGGGTAGAATCCAGCACCTGTATGCCGACACGAACACCCATCGCGAAGGGTCAATGCATTTGCACTATGGTGACTTGACTGACAGTTCATGTTTAGTCAAGATTATTGCCGAAGTCAAGCCCACTGAAATCTATAACTTGGGAGCTCAGAGCCATGTCAAAGTATCTTTTGATTTGGCTGAATATACCGCCAATGTTGATGCTTTGGGAACATTACGAATTCTTGATGCTGTCCGGACTTGTGGTCTTGAAAAGTCTGTTAAATTCTACCAAGCTTCTACGTCAGAGCTTTATGGAAAAGTTCAAGAAGTTCCTCAGAATGAAAAAACCCCTTTTTATCCTAGATCTCCATATG GTGTTGCTAAGCTTTATGCCTATTGGATCGTAACTAATTACCGAGAGGCTTACAACATGTTCGCTTGTAATGGTATTCTCTTCAACCATGAAAGTCCTCGTCGTGGTGAGACCTTCGTAACCAGAAAGATCACACGTTCTGTCGCCAAGATTTCATTAGGTCAGATGGAACATTTTGAGCTTGGAAATCTCGACTCCAAAAGAGATTGGGGTCACGCCAGAGATTATGTCGAA GCTATGTGGCTCATGCTCCAACAGGAGAGTCCTGAGGATTTTGTCATTTCGACAGGAGAGATGCACAGTGTACGAGAATTTGTTGAAATGTCCTTTAGCCAtatcaacaaaacaatcagGTGGGAAGGAAAGGCAGAGGAGGAAGTGGGCATTGAAGTAGAATCCGGAAAGGTCCGAGTTAAGattaacaagaaatattatCGTCCTACCGAAGtc GATCTTCTTTTGGGTGATTCATCCAAAGCAAGCAAAATTCTTGGTTGGAAGCCCAGCGTGTCGTTTCCG GACTTAGTCAAAGACATGATGGAATCTGACTTGgagttgatgaagaaaaacccaGCAGCTTGA
- the LOC124192506 gene encoding GDP-mannose 4,6 dehydratase-like isoform X1 → MASQFVDKKIALITGITGQDGSYLAEFLLAKGYQVHGILRRSSSFNTGRIQHLYADTNTHREGSMHLHYGDLTDSSCLVKIIAEVKPTEIYNLGAQSHVKVSFDLAEYTANVDALGTLRILDAVRTCGLEKSVKFYQASTSELYGKVQEVPQNEKTPFYPRSPYGVAKLYAYWIVTNYREAYNMFACNGILFNHESPRRGETFVTRKITRSVAKISLGQMEHFELGNLDSKRDWGHARDYVEAMWLMLQQESPEDFVISTGEMHSVREFVEMSFSHINKTIRWEGKAEEEVGIEVESGKVRVKINKKYYRPTEVDLLLGDSSKASKILGWKPSVSFPDLVKDMMESDLELMKKNPAA, encoded by the exons ATGGCTAGTCAGTTTGTCGATAAGAAAATTGCGTTAATCACGGGAATTACTGGCCAG gatGGATCTTATTTGGCTGAGTTTCTCTTAGCTAAGGGCTATCAAGTTCATGGGATATTGAGAAGGTCCAGCTCATTCAACACGGGTAGAATCCAGCACCTGTATGCCGACACGAACACCCATCGCGAAGGGTCAATGCATTTGCACTATGGTGACTTGACTGACAGTTCATGTTTAGTCAAGATTATTGCCGAAGTCAAGCCCACTGAAATCTATAACTTGGGAGCTCAGAGCCATGTCAAAGTATCTTTTGATTTGGCTGAATATACCGCCAATGTTGATGCTTTGGGAACATTACGAATTCTTGATGCTGTCCGGACTTGTGGTCTTGAAAAGTCTGTTAAATTCTACCAAGCTTCTACGTCAGAGCTTTATGGAAAAGTTCAAGAAGTTCCTCAGAATGAAAAAACCCCTTTTTATCCTAGATCTCCATATG GTGTTGCTAAGCTTTATGCCTATTGGATCGTAACTAATTACCGAGAGGCTTACAACATGTTCGCTTGTAATGGTATTCTCTTCAACCATGAAAGTCCTCGTCGTGGTGAGACCTTCGTAACCAGAAAGATCACACGTTCTGTCGCCAAGATTTCATTAGGTCAGATGGAACATTTTGAGCTTGGAAATCTCGACTCCAAAAGAGATTGGGGTCACGCCAGAGATTATGTCGAA GCTATGTGGCTCATGCTCCAACAGGAGAGTCCTGAGGATTTTGTCATTTCGACAGGAGAGATGCACAGTGTACGAGAATTTGTTGAAATGTCCTTTAGCCAtatcaacaaaacaatcagGTGGGAAGGAAAGGCAGAGGAGGAAGTGGGCATTGAAGTAGAATCCGGAAAGGTCCGAGTTAAGattaacaagaaatattatCGTCCTACCGAAGtc GATCTTCTTTTGGGTGATTCATCCAAAGCAAGCAAAATTCTTGGTTGGAAGCCCAGCGTGTCGTTTCCG GACTTAGTCAAAGACATGATGGAATCTGACTTGgagttgatgaagaaaaacccaGCAGCTTGA